In one window of Labeo rohita strain BAU-BD-2019 unplaced genomic scaffold, IGBB_LRoh.1.0 scaffold_134, whole genome shotgun sequence DNA:
- the LOC127158106 gene encoding uncharacterized protein LOC127158106, producing the protein MELLMFTVLAVIPVISDGLVVHGPSGPLVAPLGSSVVLPCYVSELLLMEGLEVEWRRTDSETLVHLFLGGKSRPESQQQDYHDRAHFFIDQIQHGNFSLRLDNLRAEDEGKYTCRIHSQQDFGETVVQLNVEHLLVSGSSCSISASVGEDVTLNCSVDFQITSEPIKEVSWRKTNKDEYIQVLLYQNNETFSDSSDERYRDRVEFFTAEIPKGNFSLRLRSVRTEDKGVYMCQVFAGGLSANATVVLERLGFSALHIFVLVFCFAASAAVLQLLSCLIYCRSRNTVTNSTIRNLKWSLVFCPNICMFFAFIFWGLTEGFLYETITCCAFYILRPVMLKWASSRIKILQDSQVRFASIRRELAVFTVIVYSAFFIYAWMNIEHAVKFAFRIVVFGLLFGFVVVLSLALCRAFSCMDTKWVCLYFLSLAQLFLLICSFGLPSPVFLAEPGIQSVLLVCISCKFLHKRWKILLWIITLMLLDLVLVIYVHVRFLERDENYLAWAFAIIFLEVLRITVAFEDSDHADLCIEIMYMFGAFGLVLVNSVALTVELFLSARNGERVIKDLRYIVLSSECVFVLYFVVLQIHACCKYLFTIKTFKFATDEEQVVTGMNAGQRGEMIFPPN; encoded by the exons GGTTGGTTGTGCATGGTCCCTCTGGTCCTCTGGTTGCTCCTCTGGGATCTTCAGTGGTTTTGCCCTGTTATGTCAGTGAACTCTTACTAATGGAAGGTTTGGAGGTGGAATGGAGAAGAACAGACTCAGAGACTCTGGTTCATCTGTTTCTGGGTGGAAAGAGTCGACCAGAGTCCCAACAGCAGGATTATCATGATAGAGCTCATTTCTTTATTGATCAGATTCAACATGGAAACTTCTCCCTCCGTCTGGATAATCTGAGAGCTGAAGATGAGGGAAAATACACATGTAGAATTCACAGTCAGCAGGATTTTGGTGAGACTGTGGTTCAATTAAATGTTG AGCATTTGTTAGTATCAGGTTCGAGTTGCTCCATATCTGCGTCTGTGGGTGAGGACGTCACTCTGAACTGCTCTGTAGACTTTCAGATCACATCTGAACCCATTAAAGAGGTTTCATGGAGGAAAACCAATAAAGATGAATATATTCAGGTTCTGCTCTACCAAAACAATGAGACTTTCTCAGATTCATCAGATGAGCGATACAGAGACAGAGTTGAGTTCTTCACTGCTGAAATCCCCAAAGGAAACTTCTCTCTCAGACTGAGGAGTGTCAGAACTGAGGATAAAGGAGTTTACATGTGTCAAGTGTTTGCTGGAGGACTTTCAGCCAATGCAACTGTAGTGTTGGAGAGACTGG GTTTCTCTGCTTTGCACATATTTGTGTTGGTattctgttttgctgcatctgcTGCTGTACTACAGCTGCTCTCCTGCCTGATTTACTGCAGATCAAGGAATACAG TCACCAACAGCACAATCAGGAATTTAAAGTGGTCTCTTGTCTTTTGTCCAAATATCTGTATGTTCTTTGCCTTCATCTTCTGGGGACTTACTGAGG gatttctGTATGAAACCATCACTTGCtgtgctttttatattttaagaccTGTTATGTTGAAATGGGCTTCGTCCAGAATAAAGATTCTTCAAG ACAGTCAGGTGCGGTTTGCAAGTATAAGAAGAGAATTAGCTGTTTTCACAGTTATTGTTTATTCAG CTTTTTTCATATATGCCTGGATGAATATTGAACATGCTGTGAAATTCGCATTTCGCATAGTAgtttttggattattgtttGGATTTGTTGTAGTTCTCTCTCTTGCTTTGTGTAGAG catttagctGTATGGACACAAAGTGGGTCTGTTTATACTTTCTGTCTCTGGCACAATTGTTCCTACTGATTTGCTCGTTTGGACTGCCTAGTCCAG tctttctagcTGAGCCAGGGATTCAGTCTGTACTACTTGTGTGTATATCATGTAAAT TCCTTCACAAGAGATGGAAAATATTACTATGGATAATAACATTGATGCTCCTGGATCTCGTTCTAGTGATCTATGTTCATGTACGCTTTTTGGAAAGAGATGAAA ATTACTTGGCATGGGCTTTTGCCATTATATTTCTCGAAGTTTTGAGGATAACTGTGGCGTTTGAAGACAGTGATCACG cGGATCTCTGTATTGAAATCATGTACATGTTTGGAGCATTTGGTCTTGTTTTGGTGAACTCTGTTGCACTGACAGTAGAACTGTTCCTGAGCGCAC GAAATGGCGAGCGTGTCATAAAGGATTTGAGATACATTGTCCTTTCATctgagtgtgtttttgttttatattttgtggtTTTACAAATACATGCTTGCTGTAAGTATCTTTTCacaattaaaacattcaaattt